In one Pseudomonas sp. Bout1 genomic region, the following are encoded:
- a CDS encoding acireductone dioxygenase, which produces MSYLAVYHVSTPDTPNKVLTHQDDIASTLAELGVGFDRWQAANRLEAGASDVQIIAAYQAPIDKLMTERGYTNVDVISVGNDHPQKAELRAERLDEHRMAHDHVRFFVAGRGLFTLHIDDYVYGVFCEKNDLISVPAGIAHWFDMGENPHFVAIRLFNSPQGLAVNLTGDAIAEGFPRLED; this is translated from the coding sequence ATGAGCTATCTCGCGGTTTACCATGTGTCCACTCCCGATACCCCGAACAAGGTCCTGACTCACCAGGACGATATCGCCTCGACCCTGGCCGAGCTGGGCGTGGGCTTCGACCGTTGGCAAGCCGCTAACCGGCTTGAAGCGGGTGCCAGCGATGTGCAGATCATCGCTGCCTATCAGGCGCCCATCGACAAGCTGATGACCGAGCGCGGTTACACCAACGTCGACGTGATCAGCGTCGGCAACGATCACCCACAGAAAGCCGAATTGCGCGCCGAGCGGCTCGATGAACACCGTATGGCTCATGACCACGTACGTTTTTTCGTCGCGGGCCGTGGGCTGTTCACCTTGCACATCGATGACTATGTGTACGGCGTGTTCTGCGAAAAAAACGACCTGATCTCAGTGCCCGCTGGTATTGCACACTGGTTTGATATGGGGGAGAACCCGCACTTTGTGGCGATCCGCTTGTTCAACAGCCCGCAAGGGTTGGCGGTTAACTTGACTGGTGACGCGATTGCCGAGGGGTTCCCCCGGCTGGAAGACTAA
- a CDS encoding DUF3309 family protein codes for MSLILIIILILLLVGGLPVFPHSRNWGYGPSGILGTVLVVLLILLLLGKI; via the coding sequence ATGAGCCTCATTCTTATCATTATTCTGATCCTCCTGCTGGTCGGCGGTTTGCCAGTGTTCCCTCACTCACGTAACTGGGGTTACGGGCCATCGGGTATTCTCGGTACTGTGTTGGTAGTGCTGTTGATTCTGTTGTTGCTCGGCAAGATATAA
- a CDS encoding SDR family oxidoreductase, with the protein MQNRMMITGAGSGLGREIALRWAREGWQLALSDVSEAGLQETLKLVRQAGGDGFTQRCDVRDYSQLTAFAQACEEKLGGIDVIVNNAGVASGGFFSELSLEDWDWQIAINLMGVVKGCKAFLPLLEKSKGRIINIASMAALMQGPAMSNYNVAKAGVVALSESLLVELKQQEVGVHVVCPSFFQTNLLDSFRGPTPAMKAQVGKLLESSPITAAEIADYIYQQVAQGQFMILPHEQGRMAWALKQKNPQLLYDEMTVMADKMRAKAQSLKA; encoded by the coding sequence ATGCAAAATCGCATGATGATCACCGGCGCCGGTTCCGGCCTGGGTCGCGAAATCGCTCTGCGCTGGGCCCGTGAGGGTTGGCAGCTGGCCTTGTCGGATGTCAGCGAAGCGGGCCTGCAAGAAACCCTGAAGTTGGTGCGCCAGGCCGGCGGTGACGGCTTCACCCAGCGTTGCGACGTGCGCGACTACAGCCAGCTCACCGCCTTCGCACAGGCCTGTGAAGAAAAGCTCGGCGGCATCGACGTGATCGTCAACAACGCCGGCGTGGCGTCGGGCGGCTTCTTCAGCGAGTTGTCCCTGGAAGACTGGGACTGGCAGATCGCAATCAACCTGATGGGCGTGGTCAAGGGCTGCAAGGCGTTCCTGCCGCTGCTGGAAAAGAGCAAGGGCCGCATCATCAATATTGCCTCCATGGCCGCCCTGATGCAGGGCCCGGCCATGAGCAACTACAACGTGGCCAAGGCCGGCGTGGTGGCGCTCTCGGAAAGCCTGCTGGTGGAACTCAAGCAACAGGAAGTGGGTGTGCACGTGGTGTGCCCGTCGTTCTTCCAGACCAACCTGCTGGATTCGTTTCGCGGGCCGACGCCAGCGATGAAGGCCCAGGTGGGCAAGCTGCTGGAAAGCTCGCCGATCACTGCCGCAGAAATTGCCGACTACATCTACCAGCAGGTGGCGCAAGGGCAATTCATGATCCTGCCCCACGAGCAGGGGCGCATGGCCTGGGCGTTGAAGCAGAAGAACCCGCAGTTGCTGTATGACGAAATGACGGTGATGGCAGACAAGATGCGGGCCAAGGCCCAGTCGCTCAAAGCCTGA
- a CDS encoding DUF3509 domain-containing protein has product MSLIQDKFSSVFSHFDVTTQARPDGGILLTLRNSEGKQIKRSISYQQLHTADQLTWVISAIRRDLAEQASDLPQISMLQSQNRFALPTYHSA; this is encoded by the coding sequence ATGAGCCTGATCCAAGACAAATTTTCTTCTGTGTTCTCCCATTTCGACGTCACCACTCAGGCCCGTCCTGATGGCGGCATCCTGCTGACCTTGCGCAACAGCGAAGGCAAGCAGATCAAGCGTTCGATCTCTTATCAGCAACTGCACACCGCCGACCAACTTACTTGGGTGATTAGCGCGATTCGCCGCGACCTGGCTGAACAAGCCAGCGACCTGCCGCAAATTTCGATGCTGCAAAGCCAGAACCGCTTTGCCCTGCCGACTTACCATTCGGCTTGA
- the csrA gene encoding carbon storage regulator CsrA — MLVLSRAVGEIISVGDQITVRILEVNGTQVKLGVEAPVGVNVHRAEVYQKILRRQRQQATTHPVPVPNP, encoded by the coding sequence ATGTTGGTATTAAGCCGCGCGGTAGGCGAAATAATCTCGGTGGGCGACCAGATCACTGTGCGCATTCTGGAAGTGAACGGTACCCAAGTGAAGCTCGGCGTGGAAGCGCCGGTGGGGGTCAACGTGCACCGGGCGGAGGTCTATCAGAAGATCCTCAGGCGCCAGAGGCAACAGGCCACGACCCATCCGGTGCCTGTGCCCAATCCATGA
- a CDS encoding PLDc N-terminal domain-containing protein — MGSTFNGLIGLIILALDIWAIINVFKSGAGTGAKVLWILLILLLPVLGLIIWAIAGPRGNVRI; from the coding sequence ATGGGTTCCACTTTTAATGGCTTGATCGGGTTGATCATCCTTGCGTTGGATATCTGGGCGATCATCAACGTGTTCAAAAGCGGCGCGGGTACCGGCGCCAAGGTGCTGTGGATCCTGTTGATCCTGCTGCTGCCGGTGTTGGGCTTGATCATCTGGGCGATCGCCGGGCCGCGCGGCAACGTGCGCATCTGA
- a CDS encoding ankyrin repeat domain-containing protein produces MSDQAKQMTEDEAAEFAEQVFDVARKGDAAMLAALLAKGLPPNLRNHNGDTLLMLSAYHGHADAVKVLLEFKADPQIANDKNQLPIAGAAFKGNLAVVKALIEGGALVEGASSDGRTALMMAAMFNRTEMVDYLLSQGANPRATDAQGVTALAAAHTMGAVDTAAQLQKLV; encoded by the coding sequence ATGTCAGACCAAGCCAAACAAATGACCGAAGACGAAGCCGCCGAATTTGCCGAGCAGGTGTTCGACGTGGCGCGCAAGGGTGATGCCGCGATGCTGGCTGCACTGCTGGCCAAGGGTTTGCCGCCAAACCTGCGTAACCACAATGGCGATACGCTGTTGATGCTGTCCGCCTACCACGGCCACGCGGACGCAGTAAAAGTGCTGCTGGAGTTCAAGGCCGACCCACAGATCGCCAATGACAAGAACCAGCTGCCGATTGCCGGCGCGGCGTTCAAGGGCAACCTTGCAGTGGTCAAGGCGTTGATCGAAGGTGGGGCGTTGGTCGAAGGCGCGTCATCGGATGGCCGCACGGCGTTGATGATGGCGGCGATGTTCAACCGCACCGAGATGGTGGACTACCTGCTCAGTCAGGGCGCCAACCCCAGGGCCACCGATGCCCAGGGCGTGACCGCGCTGGCGGCGGCGCACACCATGGGCGCAGTGGATACGGCGGCGCAGTTGCAAAAACTGGTGTAG
- a CDS encoding LTA synthase family protein, producing the protein MANPDALNQQRASNRLLQPTVKSHLAYTLLCALIMMVMFSLLRLALLVYNREMILDTPASTFLEAFANGLRLDIRLVMYVLVPLLLALFSVRAMAARGFFRLWLTVASSIALFLGLMEMDFYREFHQRLNGLVFQYVKEDPKTVMSMLWYGFPVVRYLLAWAVGTLILSIAFKGADRATRPRGPFSGGSIGTRQVAPWYTRIAVFVVCVLIAVVAIRGTLRQGPPLRWGDVYTTDSNFANQLGLNGTLSLISAAKSRFSEERSNIWKATLEQPLATQTVRDMLVLPTEKLVDADTAAVRRDFTPPAEKTLPIKNVVVILMESFAGHSVGALGRPGNITPYFDKLSKEGLLFDRFFSNGTHTHQGMFATMACFPNLPGFEYLMQTPEGSHKLSGLPQLLSARKFDDVYVYNGDFAWDNQSGFFSNQGMTNFIGRNDFVNPVFSDPTWGVSDQDMFTRGLEELKAREGGKPFYALLQTLSNHTPYALPTPLPVEKVTDRGSLNEHLTAMRYSDWALGQFFEKARKEPYFKETLFVIVGDHGFGNEQQITEMDLGRFNVPMLMIAPGMQEKFGERDHTVGTQIDIVPTIMGRLGGDTLHQCWGRDLLNLPEGDKGFGVIKPSGSDQTVALLTGDRVLVLPKEMPPKLWEYELGANPTGKVIPESPDEAALKQKLESFLQTATKSLLDNTAGVVDGKPD; encoded by the coding sequence ATGGCAAACCCGGACGCCCTGAATCAGCAGCGAGCTTCTAATCGCTTGCTGCAACCGACCGTCAAATCCCATCTGGCGTACACGCTGCTTTGTGCCTTGATCATGATGGTGATGTTCTCCCTGCTGCGCCTGGCGCTGCTGGTTTACAACCGTGAGATGATCCTCGACACACCCGCCTCGACTTTCCTGGAAGCGTTCGCCAACGGCCTGCGCCTGGATATTCGCCTGGTGATGTATGTGCTGGTTCCGCTGCTGCTGGCCTTGTTCAGCGTACGGGCCATGGCGGCGCGCGGGTTCTTCCGCTTGTGGCTGACTGTCGCGTCGAGCATCGCCCTGTTCCTGGGCCTGATGGAGATGGACTTCTACCGCGAGTTCCACCAGCGCCTCAACGGCCTGGTCTTCCAGTATGTGAAGGAAGACCCGAAAACCGTGATGAGCATGCTCTGGTACGGGTTCCCGGTCGTGCGTTACCTGCTGGCCTGGGCCGTGGGCACGCTGATCCTGAGCATCGCGTTTAAAGGTGCCGACCGTGCGACGCGCCCACGTGGCCCCTTCAGCGGCGGCAGCATCGGCACCCGCCAGGTGGCGCCGTGGTACACACGCATCGCGGTGTTCGTGGTCTGCGTACTGATCGCCGTGGTCGCCATCCGTGGCACCCTGCGCCAGGGCCCGCCGCTGCGCTGGGGTGACGTGTACACCACCGACTCGAACTTCGCCAACCAGTTGGGCCTCAACGGTACCTTGTCGCTGATCTCGGCGGCGAAATCGCGCTTCTCCGAAGAGCGTTCGAACATCTGGAAAGCCACCCTGGAACAACCACTGGCCACCCAGACCGTGCGCGACATGCTGGTACTGCCGACCGAGAAACTGGTCGACGCCGACACCGCGGCCGTGCGCCGTGACTTCACGCCGCCGGCCGAGAAGACCCTGCCGATCAAGAACGTCGTGGTTATCCTGATGGAAAGCTTCGCCGGTCACTCGGTGGGCGCCCTGGGCCGGCCGGGCAACATCACGCCGTACTTCGACAAACTGTCCAAGGAAGGCCTGCTGTTCGACCGCTTCTTCTCCAACGGTACCCATACCCACCAAGGTATGTTCGCCACCATGGCCTGCTTCCCGAACCTTCCAGGCTTCGAATACCTGATGCAGACCCCGGAAGGCAGCCACAAGCTGTCGGGCCTGCCGCAGCTGCTCAGTGCGCGCAAGTTTGACGACGTGTACGTCTACAACGGCGACTTCGCCTGGGACAACCAGTCGGGCTTCTTCAGCAACCAGGGCATGACCAACTTCATCGGGCGCAATGACTTCGTCAACCCGGTGTTCTCCGACCCGACGTGGGGCGTGTCCGACCAGGACATGTTCACCCGTGGCCTGGAAGAGCTGAAGGCGCGCGAAGGCGGCAAGCCGTTCTATGCGCTGCTGCAAACCCTGTCCAACCACACACCGTACGCGTTGCCGACGCCATTGCCGGTCGAGAAAGTCACCGACCGTGGCAGCCTCAACGAGCATTTGACGGCCATGCGCTACTCCGACTGGGCCCTGGGCCAATTCTTTGAAAAGGCCCGCAAGGAGCCGTACTTCAAGGAAACCCTGTTCGTGATCGTGGGCGACCACGGCTTCGGCAACGAGCAGCAGATTACCGAGATGGACCTGGGCCGCTTCAACGTGCCAATGCTGATGATTGCACCGGGCATGCAGGAGAAGTTTGGCGAGCGTGACCACACCGTGGGCACTCAGATCGACATCGTGCCGACCATCATGGGCCGCCTCGGTGGTGACACCCTGCACCAATGCTGGGGCCGTGACCTGCTCAACCTGCCGGAAGGCGACAAGGGCTTTGGCGTGATCAAACCGTCGGGCAGCGACCAGACCGTCGCCTTGCTTACTGGTGACCGCGTACTGGTATTGCCGAAGGAAATGCCACCGAAGCTGTGGGAATACGAACTGGGCGCCAACCCCACCGGGAAAGTGATTCCAGAGTCGCCGGACGAGGCTGCGCTCAAGCAAAAGCTTGAATCGTTCCTACAGACCGCTACCAAGAGCCTGCTGGATAACACCGCAGGTGTCGTGGACGGCAAGCCGGACTAA
- a CDS encoding long-chain-acyl-CoA synthetase — MNHPSSDMITWSMMLRKVPTIVRALPRLVRGMRAANVTDPAQPCGLAWTFEQAALRNPDGAALLYGDTVFSYRQANQQANRMAHYLQQQGIRKGDVVALFIENRPELLLCVLAVAKLGGICAMLNTSQTQAALIHSLNLVTPVAIVVGAELVAAHEAVRLQVAIDANKTWFIADQPHADVPPGYVDLMAASADCPMENPASSRQIYFNDPCFYIYTSGTTGLPKAGIFKHGRWMRTSASFGTIALDMGPEDVVYCTLPLYHATGLCVCWGAAIVGASGFAIRRKFSASQFWDDVRRFNATTLGYVGELCRYLVDQPAHGQDRNNRVTKMIGNGLRPGVWAEFKQRFGVDHICELYAASDGNIGFTNVLNFDNTIGFSLMHWALVDYSHDSCEPIRGTDGFMREVSKGGQGLLLARIDAKAPFDGYTDPEKNRKVVYSDVFEKGDRYFNTGDLLRNIGFGHAQFVDRLGDTYRWKGENVSTTEVENILLQHPQICEVVAYGVEIENTNGRAGMAAITPAESLAALDMRELLRFAHGQLPAYAVPLFLRIKVKMETTGTFKYQKVKLKEEAFDPIKAGDDPIFAWLPGSDSYVPVTGQLLEQIQAGKFRY, encoded by the coding sequence ATGAATCACCCGTCAAGTGACATGATCACCTGGAGCATGATGCTGCGTAAGGTGCCCACCATTGTCCGTGCCCTGCCTCGACTGGTGCGCGGGATGCGCGCCGCCAACGTCACTGACCCCGCCCAGCCTTGCGGGCTTGCCTGGACGTTCGAACAAGCCGCCTTGCGCAACCCGGATGGCGCCGCGCTGCTGTACGGCGACACCGTGTTCAGTTACCGCCAGGCCAACCAGCAAGCAAACCGCATGGCCCATTACCTGCAGCAGCAGGGCATCCGCAAGGGCGACGTGGTGGCGTTGTTTATCGAAAACCGCCCCGAGTTGCTGCTCTGCGTGCTGGCCGTGGCCAAGCTGGGGGGCATTTGCGCGATGCTCAATACCTCGCAAACCCAGGCTGCGCTGATACACAGCCTCAACCTGGTAACGCCGGTGGCCATTGTGGTGGGCGCCGAGTTGGTGGCCGCCCACGAGGCCGTTCGCCTTCAAGTGGCGATCGACGCGAATAAAACCTGGTTTATTGCCGACCAGCCGCATGCCGACGTGCCGCCGGGCTACGTGGACCTGATGGCCGCCAGTGCCGATTGCCCGATGGAAAACCCCGCCAGCAGCCGGCAGATCTACTTCAACGACCCCTGCTTCTATATCTACACCTCCGGCACCACCGGCTTGCCCAAGGCCGGGATTTTCAAGCACGGACGCTGGATGAGAACCTCCGCCAGCTTCGGCACCATCGCCCTGGATATGGGCCCCGAGGATGTCGTCTATTGCACCTTGCCGCTGTACCACGCCACCGGCCTGTGCGTGTGCTGGGGGGCGGCGATTGTCGGCGCATCGGGGTTTGCCATTCGCCGCAAGTTCAGTGCCAGCCAATTCTGGGACGATGTGCGCCGCTTCAATGCCACCACCCTGGGGTATGTCGGCGAGCTGTGCCGCTACCTGGTCGACCAGCCGGCGCACGGGCAGGACCGGAATAACCGGGTGACCAAGATGATCGGCAATGGCCTGCGCCCCGGTGTCTGGGCCGAGTTCAAGCAGCGCTTTGGTGTGGACCACATCTGTGAGCTGTACGCCGCCAGTGACGGCAATATTGGCTTCACCAACGTGTTGAATTTCGACAACACCATCGGTTTTTCCCTGATGCACTGGGCGCTGGTGGACTACAGCCACGACAGCTGTGAGCCGATTCGCGGCACCGACGGCTTTATGCGCGAAGTGTCAAAGGGTGGCCAAGGGCTGCTCTTGGCAAGGATCGATGCCAAGGCACCATTCGACGGCTACACCGACCCCGAGAAGAACCGCAAGGTGGTGTACAGCGATGTGTTCGAGAAGGGTGACCGCTACTTCAATACCGGCGACCTGTTGCGCAACATCGGGTTTGGCCATGCCCAATTCGTTGACCGGCTGGGGGATACCTACCGCTGGAAAGGTGAAAACGTTTCCACCACTGAAGTCGAAAACATCCTATTGCAGCACCCACAGATCTGCGAAGTGGTGGCCTACGGCGTCGAGATCGAAAACACCAATGGCCGCGCCGGTATGGCAGCTATCACGCCAGCTGAATCCCTGGCCGCTTTGGATATGCGTGAGTTGTTGCGGTTTGCCCATGGGCAGTTGCCCGCGTATGCAGTGCCGTTGTTCCTGCGGATCAAGGTGAAGATGGAAACCACGGGCACCTTCAAATACCAGAAGGTGAAACTCAAGGAGGAAGCGTTCGACCCGATCAAGGCCGGGGATGATCCGATCTTTGCATGGCTGCCGGGATCTGACAGCTACGTGCCCGTCACCGGGCAACTGCTGGAGCAAATCCAGGCGGGCAAGTTTCGTTATTGA
- a CDS encoding methylated-DNA--[protein]-cysteine S-methyltransferase: protein MFYCYHPSPLGPLLLAADEQGLRLLYMDVHQCPVQADWALATNELDAARWQLDEYFARKREVFDLTLAPVGTAFQQQVWQALLQIPYGRTWTYAEQAQHLENPKAIRAVGTANGANPISIIIPCHRVVGSDGTLVGFGGGIENKVKLLELEGSWLI, encoded by the coding sequence ATGTTTTATTGCTACCATCCAAGCCCCCTCGGGCCGCTGTTGCTCGCGGCCGATGAACAAGGTCTGCGCCTGTTATATATGGACGTGCATCAATGCCCGGTGCAGGCAGATTGGGCGCTGGCAACTAACGAGTTGGATGCAGCAAGATGGCAACTGGATGAGTATTTTGCACGCAAGCGCGAAGTGTTTGATCTAACGCTGGCGCCGGTGGGCACGGCCTTCCAGCAGCAAGTGTGGCAGGCGTTGTTGCAGATTCCCTATGGGCGTACCTGGACTTACGCTGAACAGGCACAACACCTGGAAAATCCCAAGGCAATTCGCGCGGTGGGCACGGCCAATGGCGCCAACCCGATTTCCATCATCATTCCCTGTCACCGTGTGGTGGGCAGCGATGGAACACTGGTGGGGTTTGGCGGCGGGATCGAGAACAAGGTGAAGTTGCTGGAGCTGGAAGGCAGCTGGTTGATCTAG
- a CDS encoding YheU family protein, which translates to MLIPYDALEVDTLTRLIEDFVTRDGTDNGDDTPLETRVLRVRQALTKGQALIVFDPESEQCQLMLKHDVPKHLFD; encoded by the coding sequence ATGCTGATTCCCTACGATGCACTTGAAGTCGATACCCTGACCCGCCTCATCGAAGACTTCGTGACCCGCGACGGTACCGACAATGGGGACGACACGCCCCTGGAAACCCGGGTGCTGCGGGTACGCCAGGCACTGACCAAGGGCCAGGCGCTGATTGTCTTCGACCCCGAGAGCGAGCAGTGCCAGTTGATGCTCAAGCACGATGTGCCCAAGCATCTGTTCGACTGA
- a CDS encoding osmoprotectant NAGGN system M42 family peptidase, giving the protein MTRTIPEPDLAYLQKVLLEMLAIPSPTGFTDTIVRYVAERLEELGIPFEMTRRGTIRATLKGQKNSPDRAVSAHLDTIGAAVRAIKENGRLTLAPVGCWSSRFAEGSRVSLFTDNGVIRGSVLPLMASGHAFNTAVDEMPISWDHIELRLDAYCATRADCDSLGISVGDFVAFDPLPEFTESGHISARHLDDKAGVAALLAALKAIVDSGQPLLIDCHPLFTITEETGSGAAAALPWDVSEFVGIDIAPVAHEQHSSEHAVSVAMQDSGGPYDYHLSRHLLRLAAENELPVRRDLFRYYFSDAHSAVTAGHDIRTALLAFGCDATHGYERTHIDSLAALSRLLGAYILSPPVFASDAQPAKGSLDRFSHQIEHDTQMESDTRVPSVDSLVGQKT; this is encoded by the coding sequence ATGACCCGAACCATCCCCGAACCGGATCTTGCTTACCTGCAAAAAGTGCTGCTGGAGATGCTCGCCATCCCCAGCCCCACCGGGTTTACCGACACCATCGTGCGCTACGTTGCCGAGCGCCTTGAAGAGCTGGGCATTCCCTTTGAAATGACCCGGCGCGGCACCATTCGCGCCACCCTCAAGGGCCAGAAAAACAGTCCCGACCGCGCCGTGTCCGCGCACCTGGACACCATCGGCGCCGCCGTGCGGGCGATCAAGGAAAACGGCCGCCTGACCCTCGCGCCAGTGGGCTGCTGGTCCAGCCGGTTTGCCGAAGGCAGCCGTGTCAGCCTGTTTACCGATAACGGCGTGATCCGTGGCAGCGTGCTGCCGCTGATGGCCTCGGGGCACGCGTTCAATACCGCCGTGGATGAAATGCCCATCAGTTGGGACCACATTGAACTGCGCCTGGACGCCTACTGTGCCACCCGCGCCGACTGTGATTCGCTGGGCATCAGCGTCGGCGATTTTGTCGCCTTCGACCCGCTGCCCGAGTTCACCGAGAGCGGCCATATCAGCGCCCGCCACCTGGACGATAAAGCTGGGGTTGCGGCACTGCTGGCGGCGCTCAAGGCGATTGTCGACAGCGGCCAGCCACTGCTGATCGACTGCCACCCGCTGTTTACCATCACCGAAGAAACCGGCAGCGGCGCGGCGGCAGCATTGCCGTGGGATGTGAGTGAATTCGTCGGTATCGACATCGCCCCGGTGGCCCACGAGCAGCACTCCAGCGAACACGCGGTGAGTGTGGCGATGCAGGATTCCGGCGGGCCGTATGACTATCACCTGTCACGCCACCTGCTGCGCCTGGCGGCGGAAAATGAACTGCCGGTGCGCCGCGATCTGTTTCGCTATTACTTCAGCGACGCGCATTCGGCGGTGACCGCCGGGCACGACATTCGTACCGCGCTGCTGGCATTTGGTTGCGACGCCACCCATGGCTATGAGCGCACGCACATCGACAGCCTGGCGGCACTAAGCCGCCTGTTGGGCGCTTATATCCTCAGCCCGCCAGTGTTCGCCAGCGATGCGCAGCCGGCCAAAGGCTCGCTCGACCGGTTCAGCCATCAGATCGAACACGACACGCAAATGGAGAGTGATACCCGCGTGCCATCGGTGGACAGCCTGGTGGGCCAAAAAACCTGA
- a CDS encoding helix-turn-helix transcriptional regulator produces the protein MSGPELLEQPATKTDHVPAGRSNSRARLAGKPLTPKEREILRWAVEGKTVWEISKIRSISEATVKFHLRNIYGKLQVTNRVQAANEAVKQGLCE, from the coding sequence ATGAGCGGTCCAGAGCTACTGGAACAACCGGCCACGAAAACTGATCACGTACCCGCTGGCCGAAGCAATTCGCGTGCGAGGCTGGCCGGTAAGCCGCTGACCCCAAAGGAGCGGGAGATTCTGCGCTGGGCAGTCGAAGGCAAGACGGTCTGGGAGATCAGCAAAATCCGCTCGATCTCAGAGGCGACGGTTAAGTTTCACCTGCGTAACATCTATGGGAAGTTACAGGTAACTAACCGGGTCCAGGCCGCGAACGAGGCGGTAAAACAGGGTTTGTGCGAATAA